Below is a window of Quercus robur chromosome 6, dhQueRobu3.1, whole genome shotgun sequence DNA.
ttatctAGACTCCAATCACTTATATATGCAGCGGAATAATTGAATTAACTTAACAAATTATCCCACACAGAcaatgcaaacaaatatcttaacCACAGTTATAATAccaaatctaataaaaataataataataaaagacatAACAAGAACACAGATTTAGTGACGAAGTGAAAAACCAATGAAAACCCTCACTTCAGGGATCCAATCTCATAGAAAAATCACAAGAAGAAGCAATTGCAACAATTACAAAAACTTTGCATAGCTAAACTCTCTAATGTAATCTCAACAATTGTCTTGTTTGCATTCCCATTGCACTAGCCCCAAAACCTTTAGAATTCTTTTATATAGATATTCTCCACGAACAAACCTCATTCACACCACCAGAAATTCCAACACTACAAGTAACTCCTTGAAGATTTGCAACAATGAACTCATTGGTATAGTTGTGATTATGACAGCCTTCTCTAAAGTAAATCGTGCTTAAGGATGTCTAATTTAAATAGGATTAAGTAGAGTTACAGAACTTGGATTCCCTCAAGCATCACACAAATTTTATGTCTTCTTTAATGTTTCCTTGAGTGAATCTGATTTTCGCATGATTGAATTTTTAGCATCAAATTTTCTTCAATAGTCTTGTCACAATTTCAAGCCGTTTGGATTCTAGTTTTGTATATGGAAATGGtcaaaatctaaaacttaaCAATTACTTGTCCTGCTCTCTTAAAACCTATTAAAATCACACCCACTCATTTTTCCAACTATGTCAAGGTCCAAAAGTTTACACGCCAAGAGTCATGCATCTCAACTAGTATTATATAGTGTTTCTAACAAAGACATTCaagatttcaatttttcattccCAACCAAGGAGTGGGATAGACCCAGGTGGGGGCCCAAGGGGGCTCGGGCCTCTCTgggtctaaaatttttttatagttattttatatttcatttttgtagttgggTTCTCTTTTTCCCCAATTAGTCTAGTTAGCCTAACCTAAATAGCAACTATCCAACTCAAAagcttaacaaaaacaataaaaatattcacaatagtgattatattttagcaaaaaaaaaaaaaactattttaccaccaaaaaacaaaatcatgtgttattggagaagttaaaagctaaattttttgcaactacattaaattagtataaatacAATACTTTATTaagagttgtttatattattttaaattaagtgataaaaaaaaatagaacatttgatattggatgtattgtaaagtgaggtagtaaaatagataaaatagctcTTTGAGGTACAAAAAGCTAAAATCTTTAGCACCACCACTATAAATgctctaactttttttttttttggagaactCTATGAATGCTCtgacttaaaaaataataataataaaaataaataaataaaaatcttagctagcctagtattaaaaaaaaaaattattttgtttttttctttgttagtaAAGGATTGCATTTTAATACATTTAGAAATAacaattttgtgtatttataatcttttaatactatatgaatgtctatttgaaaaaaaaaaatttctttatacTATGGCCTTTGCTAACTTAAAATCATGGATCCATCCAATTCccgatgttaaaaaaaaaaaaaaaaaaaaagaaacctctCTGAGCAACCCATTATCATCTGACCCAAAACCTCAGTATCTTTCATGTGAATCTCTTTATTTGTTAATATAAAGCTTGAAGCTTCAACTAGAAGCTTTGCAATCCCACCTCACCTTTTTAACCCCGATTGAATCATAAAGAAGGATAGTAATTTTGTCCTATCTAGATTATACCGCAACTCCTTTATGTGAAACTGTCAAACAATATTTACAGTTTTACACATGACAAGGAGTTTAACATGAAAATGATTACGAAGGAGGCACTCACAGGAAAGATTCAAAAATGAACAGAACCTTGAACTCAAATAGAAATCTAGTAGAAAGCAAACCATCTAAGGGATTAGTTTAATGGTTTCTGGGACCAAATGACTGAGATACGGCTTTGTCCAAGTAAATTGGCGTACCACAAGCCAAATAGAAGTAAATGACAACAGGAATTAGCCTAGCATGAACATTGTGGAGCAACCATTTTATGGGTGTAAGTAACCATTCACATTTTACAAAGGTGTTCAACAGTTTCCGAAGaccaaattagaattttttagcaataATAGTGTACCTACACAAAAATTACTAGTAAAGAAGCACCAGTCAAGCAAACACAAACATAGTGTACTGGTCATGTCCTCATCCATAGTTTGGAtaaatttaatttctaaattCACAACTGGTAAATCATATGATATCAACTCTGATGGACATATGAATTGAGGTTAAAAGAAACACATTACTCAATCGTATCCACTCAGATAAGGAAACTCACATGAAGCAACGGCTTCCAATTACATTACTTTGCAGAAATTACTAGATCAAGCAATCAACCCACATCTATCAATCCAAAGGGAATTCATTCAATCCACATTGCATTAAGCAAAAAGATTTGGCATGAAGCACAGTAAACCCAAGTCATGTCGCCAGTTTAACTCCAAAAGGATCTCCACCTGCCATTGCTAAGTAGATGTTCCAATCATCACTCTCAAGTTCTTATAAACTTTAAGTTGGACTTAACAGAAGATTATGAAAGATAATCCCTGTATAATCAAGTATACAACTCATGTGGGTACTTCTTTAGGTCTATGAATGTGGTGTCATTGAGCTATCTGACTGGAAAAGATTACCTTGAGTTTCGGAATAAGGCCTAATGAATGTCCTCCTCCACCAGACCTCAAAGGCTCTCTGAAGATTTGGGCAGTTATCACCAGCCTTCAAAAAACTGCCCAACCAGGAAAGTAAAATACTCTGCTGCTCCTCTAGAGGCAGGGTGAGGATTGTCCTACCAATTCCTTCCTCCACAACCTTTCTATCAAATGACCTGCACCCATGTTGTAACCAGCTGTAATCATTAATCAATGGCTCTAACCAAGTTTGTAATAGCAGTTGGCGGGTGTCCTTTGACGGCAGGAGCTCGCCTCTTCCAATGCCAACAAATAGCCTTGCCGTGATGCAGCTAACATGATAACGAGAGACTATTGGCAGCTTGGAATGTAGTGTAGCTAACTCTTGCTGGCCAGCCCACACTAGTGCAAACTCATCTGCTGCTTGCCTGTCGACTAAAATCTCAACCAACCATGAGAGGTTATCAGACTCTAGAGCTATTTGTTTCACCACAGGGTCTTTGCTATTCATAGATTTATCACCAAACCCTGGTTCAGCGGCTAGCCTAAACAAAGATAAAAGTGAATCCAAGCAGCTTTTACATGAGTTGTAAAGTGTTTCATTGCAGATATCAGCTGACCCAGCATAGCTTGGGAGACTATTGTTCTCCCTAAGGAGCTTCAGCACTACAGATTTCATTTCCCGTCGACCTCGCTCCTCGTTGCTTTTCAGAACAAGGTCAATTATTTGCGGAAGTGTGTCTTTAGGGGATTTGGAGATGTCAGAAGAGACTCGTTTCAATACTGGGGTGACACCAAGACCCTCATTCTGGAGTCTTAGGACTGACGACACCaccttttcttcctcttcttcaccAACCCAAGGGACTGCTTCCAAGTATTCTAAACATGACTGCATACAAGAGTTGAAGCCAAGTAGTTCCGCAACCTGCAAAACAGCACCATCATGTGAGGTTTGCATGTAAgtcaatatattttataaaccTTTGCACACATATTAAGTGATAAAATCTGATGTAAAATCCACTGACGGGACAACTATACAAGAAAAGGAGGCCCCTACTCAACAGTATAAACAATGCTCAGAAGGAAGCAACGCTGACTACAAAGTACAAATGAAGTCTCTGATTTGCTTACAATAAATCCACTCACAGATATGACAACTTTAAACTGCACAGGAAGCTCCATTATCCTAATAATAACAACTTCGGAGACAAATAACTATATCACATTTGGCAGATTGGAAATTCATCAAGAGCCTGAATGCTAATTGATTAAAACAGAACTGGCAATACATAAAAATTAGGTGTAATTATGGTAGAGAATGAGTAATGTTTATAACAAATTTCCCCAAAATTATTATTCTGCACAATTCTTTTCTTAGCCCAAAAGAGCATTCTTATAGtaaaaaatcaacatattggTGCACAATTAGATATTTTTATGCATTATCGTTTGGTATATATGGTCATGCACAATAAATATATTCATCAAAAGAACATAAAATGACACTGTCAAACTGATTGAAAGGCTACATGAGAAAGTTAACTTTCAGAAATGAAAGTATTTAGAAAATGGAAGCATTAACGAGACAAGTGGTCAATTGCAGCCcgcactttttttctttcctgctTAATGGAATCCCTTGCTTAGTTTTTTGCAAGCTCCTTCCAACTGAGCAATGTGCCACATAGTTGTTAGTATCACATAGAGCtgtaaaactaatcaaattgcTCATGAACAACTCAAGTTTGGTTCATTAAGATGCTCATTCAAACCACATTCCTTAACTAAACAAACCATGCTTGAGCTTGAGTTTGAATCTCAATTAGTTAATGAACCAAGTTTGAACAAAGCAAAGCTTGGCTTGATATGTCTGTGAATCTCAACATTATTTcctgttttataaaattattactattgaagtataaataaattaactagtaaatttcaatataaatatTGGTGGCTAATACAcaataagaaaaagagaaacataggtttcataaataaatattttattaaattaatatacttAATTAACTTATGAAAGCTCATGAATAACTTCAAGTTCattcagaaaattaaaaaaacaaagcaaaaatatCTTGCAATATGACcatatcaaaaggaaaaatagaagcAAGGGTGTATTGAATGGGTTACTTTAGGCTATAAGCACATTGTGCTACAGGATGCATATCACCCAACATACAATGTTGGACCTAACCCAAATCCTGATTAAACACAAGCCATCCAAAgcctttctttttccatttttttttgataagtagcataaagattttattaaaaaaaaaaataacaaagccCAGTACATAGGAAATGTACTAAAGGGGCAAAAACAtcaagataccaagttacaatgATCAAGCAAAACAGGAAGGGAAAGACAACAAAAAGATGGTAAAACTAAACACCATACAAGAGCTTGCTTTTGTGGTCTTGGAACCTTTCAAGATTTCTGAGCATCATCCAAAAGCCTACTTACTCCTTTTAAGGCAAAACCAAATATTTTGTGCTCTACAAGAGCTTGCTTTTATAGTCTTGGAGCCTTTCCAGATTTCTTAGAATCATCCAAAAGCCTACTTACTCCTTTTAAGGAAAAACCAAATATTTTATGCTCTACCAGAGCTTGCTTTTGTGGTCTTGGAACCTTTCAAAAattcttagaaaaaatttaggatATAAAGTTAAGGGATAAGGATTATAGGATAATTTTAATGACAGATGTT
It encodes the following:
- the LOC126732621 gene encoding BTB/POZ domain-containing protein At3g50780, whose translation is MAEIRLTRVEQGHTKIRNVPIAVTPEGFWCCPSPVVFQKTLKTQNPLNKPKPSSPPPPPPKTTVHKKQTPVTERKPTLTPSRSGIISDDQRNFITDTPGFSAPVAAERAPRPKIENLPRKVAIEFGEPGTSDMRVLLLGKQGFCVKLSVHKNVLVENSRYFADKLSEQQSSLSSLEIDDCEDVEIYVETVGLMYCKEMKQRLIKQSVSRVLRILKVAELLGFNSCMQSCLEYLEAVPWVGEEEEEKVVSSVLRLQNEGLGVTPVLKRVSSDISKSPKDTLPQIIDLVLKSNEERGRREMKSVVLKLLRENNSLPSYAGSADICNETLYNSCKSCLDSLLSLFRLAAEPGFGDKSMNSKDPVVKQIALESDNLSWLVEILVDRQAADEFALVWAGQQELATLHSKLPIVSRYHVSCITARLFVGIGRGELLPSKDTRQLLLQTWLEPLINDYSWLQHGCRSFDRKVVEEGIGRTILTLPLEEQQSILLSWLGSFLKAGDNCPNLQRAFEVWWRRTFIRPYSETQGNLFQSDSSMTPHS